In a genomic window of Asticcacaulis sp.:
- a CDS encoding IclR family transcriptional regulator → MTSVPVRRPRGRPREDKADTKPNQSLEKALGLLKSLSDHDGLTLTELSEKSALPPSTTHRLLSTLAGHDLVTVDEPSQKWSIGIEALRIGMAFQRRNKILLAGRPAMADLMEATGETVNMAMLDGFEVVFVSQVECHEPIRAFFGIGQRRASHASGIGKALLAEMPAERIEPFLRGKPLTRFTPMTITDPEALRAELETIRWRGWSIDDEEANAGMRCVAAPIFNAFGEARAGISLSGPSTRLTPDRLPALGQKVRAAADRITALIGGHLLT, encoded by the coding sequence ATGACATCCGTTCCAGTCCGGCGGCCGCGCGGCCGGCCGCGTGAGGACAAGGCCGACACAAAGCCCAATCAATCTCTGGAAAAGGCGCTCGGCCTGCTGAAATCGCTGTCCGATCATGACGGCCTGACGCTGACGGAGCTGTCTGAAAAATCCGCCCTGCCGCCTTCCACCACGCACCGCCTGCTCAGCACCCTGGCCGGCCATGACCTCGTGACGGTCGATGAGCCCAGCCAGAAATGGTCGATCGGCATAGAGGCCCTGCGCATCGGCATGGCCTTCCAGCGCCGCAACAAGATCCTGCTGGCCGGCCGCCCGGCCATGGCCGACCTGATGGAAGCCACGGGCGAAACGGTCAATATGGCCATGCTCGACGGCTTCGAGGTCGTCTTCGTGTCGCAGGTCGAATGTCATGAACCGATCCGCGCCTTTTTCGGTATCGGCCAGCGCCGCGCCAGTCATGCGTCGGGGATCGGCAAGGCCCTGCTGGCGGAAATGCCAGCCGAGCGGATTGAGCCCTTCCTGCGCGGCAAACCCCTGACCCGCTTCACACCGATGACGATTACCGATCCTGAAGCCCTGCGCGCCGAACTGGAAACGATCCGCTGGCGCGGCTGGTCGATCGATGACGAGGAAGCCAATGCCGGAATGCGCTGTGTTGCAGCGCCGATTTTCAACGCCTTCGGCGAGGCCCGCGCCGGGATATCGCTTTCCGGCCCCTCGACGCGGCTGACGCCGGATCGCCTTCCGGCCTTGGGGCAAAAGGTGCGCGCCGCCGCCGACCGGATTACCGCTCTGATCGGCGGCCACCTGCTGACCTAA
- a CDS encoding UbiA family prenyltransferase, protein MNLQSQNETEPHAHGDIPPLVVDLDGTLIKTDLLLESALAFVARHPFQSYKLIFWALAGKSVLKHKIAQHIEIDAATLPYNADVLNHIEASAGTRKIYLSSASNEKYVGQVHDHLGVFDGFMGSDEKTNNSKTAKITRLKADYACETFDYIGNAHDDLHIWGRANAAIAVNAGGSVRRALLKAKPDAVFLDSTDKPAKPWKPYVKMLRPHQWAKNTLVFVPLLMSHAITLPAVFLAFLAFISFSLCASSVYILNDLLDITADRQHPTKRTRPFAAGTISVTTGAFIGIGLLLAAFVIGLFISPMFLAVLALYYAMTNAYSFLLKRKLMIDVVTLAGLYATRLLAGAYALSIPISEWLLAFAVFMFLSLALIKRHSEMAMRLDAGLSDPTNRGYRITDLPALIALAAAAGYSAIIVFALYIGHPDITVLYHHPRRLYLACPLLLYWISRAVMMSHRRDMHDDPVVFALKDRVSLITLGLIGVVGLSAL, encoded by the coding sequence ATGAACTTGCAGTCACAAAATGAAACAGAGCCGCACGCGCATGGCGATATTCCACCGCTCGTCGTTGACCTCGACGGCACGCTGATCAAGACCGACCTGCTGCTTGAATCGGCGCTGGCCTTTGTCGCCCGGCACCCGTTTCAGTCATACAAGCTGATCTTCTGGGCACTGGCCGGCAAGTCGGTGCTCAAGCACAAGATCGCGCAGCACATCGAAATCGACGCGGCGACGCTGCCTTACAATGCGGATGTCCTGAACCACATCGAAGCTTCGGCCGGGACGCGCAAAATCTATTTGTCCTCGGCTTCCAACGAGAAATATGTCGGCCAGGTGCATGACCACCTGGGGGTGTTCGATGGTTTCATGGGGTCTGACGAAAAGACGAACAATTCAAAAACGGCCAAGATTACCCGCCTGAAGGCGGACTACGCCTGTGAGACATTCGACTATATCGGCAATGCCCATGATGATCTGCACATCTGGGGTCGCGCCAATGCCGCCATCGCCGTCAATGCCGGCGGTTCCGTGCGCCGGGCACTGCTGAAGGCCAAGCCGGACGCCGTCTTTCTCGATTCAACCGACAAACCGGCAAAGCCCTGGAAGCCCTATGTGAAGATGCTGCGGCCGCACCAGTGGGCCAAGAATACCCTGGTGTTCGTGCCCTTGCTGATGTCGCACGCCATCACCCTGCCTGCCGTTTTTCTGGCCTTTCTTGCCTTCATATCGTTCTCGCTGTGCGCCTCCAGTGTCTATATTCTGAACGATCTTCTTGACATCACCGCTGACCGCCAGCACCCCACCAAGCGGACGCGGCCCTTCGCGGCGGGAACGATCTCCGTGACCACCGGTGCATTCATCGGGATAGGTCTGCTGCTGGCCGCTTTCGTGATTGGCCTGTTCATTTCGCCGATGTTCCTGGCGGTTCTGGCGCTCTACTATGCCATGACGAACGCCTATTCCTTCCTGCTGAAGCGCAAGCTGATGATCGATGTCGTCACCCTGGCGGGACTTTACGCCACACGGCTTCTGGCTGGCGCCTATGCGCTGTCCATTCCCATTTCCGAGTGGCTGCTGGCATTTGCGGTTTTCATGTTCCTGTCGCTGGCACTGATCAAGCGCCACTCTGAAATGGCGATGCGCCTGGATGCCGGGCTCTCCGACCCGACAAACCGGGGTTACCGCATCACCGACTTGCCGGCACTGATCGCCCTGGCCGCGGCGGCCGGCTATTCTGCCATTATCGTCTTTGCGCTCTATATCGGACACCCGGATATCACCGTCCTGTATCATCATCCGCGTCGCCTCTATCTCGCCTGTCCGTTGTTGCTGTATTGGATTTCGCGGGCCGTCATGATGAGTCATCGCCGGGACATGCACGATGATCCGGTGGTCTTTGCATTGAAGGACCGGGTGAGCCTGATCACCCTGGGCCTGATCGGCGTGGTGGGACTGTCCGCCCTATGA
- a CDS encoding EamA family transporter, translating into MNQLMIYGVVLISVTFNAVAQLLLRVAMMTFNTSLVAQPMPSRLLALAFSPPLLLGLVLFGLSVLSWLVVLSRLPVGIAYPMASLGYIVATLLGVVILKEPVHILQIVGIVLICSGVAFIARSAMA; encoded by the coding sequence ATGAACCAGTTGATGATCTACGGCGTTGTCCTGATCAGCGTCACCTTTAATGCCGTTGCGCAACTCCTGCTGCGCGTCGCCATGATGACCTTTAATACAAGCCTGGTGGCGCAGCCTATGCCGTCGCGCCTGCTGGCCTTGGCCTTCTCGCCACCCCTGCTGCTGGGCCTGGTGCTGTTCGGCCTGAGTGTCCTGTCCTGGCTGGTCGTGCTGTCGCGGCTGCCGGTCGGGATCGCCTATCCCATGGCGTCGCTGGGCTATATCGTGGCCACCCTGCTGGGCGTGGTGATCCTGAAAGAGCCTGTCCATATACTCCAGATAGTCGGCATCGTCCTGATCTGCAGCGGTGTCGCCTTCATTGCGCGTTCGGCCATGGCGTAG
- a CDS encoding glycoside hydrolase family 127 protein: MLRVSRRAALASAAGLATTGLAGKALAQGEAQVTAVTPFPLSAVRLKPSLFLTSIEANQRYLLSLDPDRFLHNFRLYAGLEPKGALYGGWEARGIAGHSLGHYQSALSLMYAQTGKPEFRERARYITRELALVQGRNGDGYAGGTNVDRDGKTVDGKVIFEEIRRGDIRTQGFDLNGGWVPIYTYHKVLAGTLDAHHYCDDPASLEVALGLADYFGRIIEGLSDAQVQEILRAEHGGINECYAELYARTGNTRWLTLAERIRHLAVLDPLAEGRDELAGKHANTQIPKVIGLSRIYEVAPTDQHRQDCARAALFFWETVTKDHSYVIGGNSEYEHFGEPRKLSRRLGQQTCEACNSYNMLKLTRHLYGWSGDARYFDFYERAHLNHIMSQQDPQTGMFTYFTPLASGYGRVHSSPENDFWCCVGSGMESHSKHGESIWWRKGNRVLVNLYYASTLDWTDKGVKLDMDTEFPLKETVSLRVSQAKAPFELALRVPSWCAAPKLTVNGRAVATQPQDGYLVLTFLKAGDVVGLILPMAVHAETMPDDDRLVAFLNGPLVLAADLGPSDKPWEGFDPAVVADSNEGVLVRAGETFSLGTHGQPEKLVLRPFYGQHHNRTAVYFRRFTPAEWPKAEAGYRAAAAEKADILRRTVDSIRLGEQQPETDHAFEGTPNTAAISHIAERGRLINKGYFQFELAVRPGPLDLQVSYNGSDHNKDFNILVDGQLLAHETLPGEATVARTVKTYPLPDLAGKNRITVRFEAAADQWATAYECRVIARKTESV, translated from the coding sequence ATGTTGAGAGTTTCACGCCGCGCCGCATTGGCGTCTGCCGCCGGACTGGCGACCACGGGCCTTGCCGGCAAGGCATTGGCGCAAGGAGAGGCGCAGGTGACGGCCGTCACGCCGTTTCCGCTGTCGGCCGTGCGCCTGAAACCCTCTCTCTTCCTGACCTCGATCGAAGCCAACCAGCGCTATCTGCTGTCGCTCGATCCCGATCGCTTCCTGCATAATTTCCGTCTCTATGCCGGACTTGAGCCGAAGGGCGCGCTTTATGGCGGCTGGGAGGCGCGCGGCATCGCCGGCCACAGCCTGGGCCATTACCAGTCGGCGCTCAGCCTGATGTACGCCCAGACCGGCAAGCCGGAATTTCGTGAGCGCGCGCGCTACATCACCCGCGAACTGGCCCTGGTGCAGGGCCGCAATGGTGATGGCTATGCCGGCGGCACCAATGTCGACCGAGACGGTAAAACCGTGGATGGCAAGGTGATTTTCGAGGAAATCCGCCGCGGCGATATCCGCACACAAGGCTTCGATCTCAATGGCGGCTGGGTGCCGATCTATACCTACCACAAGGTGCTGGCCGGCACACTCGACGCCCACCATTATTGCGACGATCCGGCGTCGCTTGAGGTGGCGTTGGGCCTGGCGGATTATTTTGGCCGGATTATCGAGGGCCTCAGCGATGCGCAGGTGCAGGAAATCCTGCGCGCCGAACACGGCGGTATCAATGAGTGCTATGCCGAGCTTTATGCCCGCACCGGCAACACACGCTGGTTGACCCTGGCGGAACGCATCCGCCACCTGGCCGTGCTCGATCCGCTGGCTGAGGGCCGTGACGAACTGGCCGGTAAGCACGCCAATACGCAGATCCCGAAGGTCATCGGCCTCTCCCGCATTTACGAGGTGGCGCCCACCGACCAGCACAGGCAGGACTGCGCCAGGGCCGCACTGTTCTTCTGGGAAACGGTGACGAAGGACCATTCCTATGTCATTGGTGGCAATTCGGAATACGAGCATTTCGGTGAACCGCGCAAGCTTTCGAGACGCCTGGGCCAGCAGACCTGCGAAGCCTGCAACAGCTACAACATGCTGAAACTGACGCGCCATCTTTATGGCTGGTCGGGCGATGCGCGCTATTTCGACTTCTATGAGCGCGCGCATCTCAATCATATTATGTCGCAGCAGGATCCGCAGACCGGGATGTTCACCTATTTCACGCCGCTGGCCTCGGGGTATGGACGCGTCCATTCCTCGCCGGAAAACGATTTCTGGTGCTGCGTCGGATCTGGGATGGAAAGCCATTCCAAGCACGGCGAAAGCATCTGGTGGCGCAAGGGCAACCGGGTGCTGGTCAATCTCTACTATGCCTCGACGCTCGACTGGACGGATAAGGGCGTCAAGCTCGACATGGACACGGAATTTCCGTTGAAAGAAACGGTATCCTTGCGTGTCAGCCAGGCCAAGGCGCCGTTTGAACTGGCGCTGCGCGTGCCATCATGGTGCGCCGCCCCGAAACTGACGGTGAATGGCAGGGCCGTGGCGACCCAGCCGCAGGACGGTTATCTCGTGCTGACATTCCTCAAGGCGGGCGATGTGGTCGGCCTGATCCTGCCGATGGCGGTCCATGCCGAGACCATGCCCGATGATGACCGGCTGGTGGCTTTCCTGAACGGGCCGCTGGTCTTGGCCGCCGATCTGGGGCCGAGCGACAAACCATGGGAAGGTTTCGATCCGGCCGTGGTGGCGGACAGCAATGAGGGCGTGTTGGTGCGGGCAGGGGAGACCTTCAGCCTGGGTACGCACGGCCAGCCGGAAAAGCTGGTGCTCAGGCCCTTTTACGGCCAGCATCATAACCGCACCGCCGTCTACTTCCGCCGCTTTACGCCTGCTGAGTGGCCGAAGGCGGAGGCCGGTTACCGCGCCGCCGCGGCTGAAAAGGCAGATATCCTGAGGCGTACCGTCGATTCCATCCGCCTCGGCGAACAGCAACCGGAAACCGATCACGCCTTTGAAGGCACGCCCAACACGGCCGCGATCAGCCATATCGCCGAGCGTGGCCGGCTTATCAATAAGGGTTATTTCCAGTTTGAACTTGCGGTCAGGCCGGGGCCGCTCGATTTGCAGGTCAGCTATAACGGCAGCGATCACAACAAGGATTTCAATATCCTGGTCGATGGTCAGTTACTGGCGCATGAAACCCTGCCGGGCGAGGCCACTGTGGCGCGGACGGTGAAGACCTATCCGCTGCCGGACCTGGCTGGCAAAAACAGGATTACCGTCCGTTTCGAGGCCGCCGCCGACCAGTGGGCGACGGCCTATGAATGCCGGGTGATCGCGCGGAAGACGGAGTCAGTCTAG
- a CDS encoding class 1 fructose-bisphosphatase, translating into MLTPLPRFLAAQSAPDSLRQLILAVADACRDIGHAVNTSAIDGLTGALEQENVQGEVQKKLDVIANDMMLEAQRWGGHVSALVSEEMEEIYPLTSGEYLLVFDPIDGSSNVDVNGVVGTIFSVLKAPSGPVTEADVLQPGRRQLAAGYAIYGPQTTLVLTLGAGVSAFSLDQKTGDWLMTVPQMTIPASTREFAINMSNHRHWMPPVRRYIDECLAGKTGARGADFNMRWLASMVGDVHRVLTRGGIFMYPVDSRKGIGKLRLMYEANPIAFLIEQAGGAATDALHPILDIQPEALHQRVGVVLGSREEVKRVADYHKP; encoded by the coding sequence ATGCTGACACCTCTCCCCCGGTTCCTTGCCGCACAATCCGCCCCCGACTCCCTGCGCCAACTGATCCTGGCGGTCGCCGATGCCTGCCGCGACATCGGCCACGCCGTCAATACCAGCGCCATCGATGGCCTGACCGGCGCGCTCGAACAGGAAAACGTCCAGGGCGAAGTGCAGAAAAAGCTCGATGTCATCGCCAATGATATGATGCTGGAGGCGCAGCGCTGGGGCGGACATGTGTCGGCCCTGGTCTCGGAAGAGATGGAAGAGATTTACCCGCTGACTAGTGGCGAATACCTGCTGGTCTTCGATCCCATCGATGGCTCCAGCAATGTCGATGTCAACGGCGTGGTCGGCACCATCTTTTCCGTCCTGAAAGCGCCGTCCGGCCCGGTGACCGAAGCCGATGTCCTGCAGCCCGGCCGCCGGCAGCTGGCGGCCGGCTACGCCATCTACGGCCCGCAGACCACCCTGGTCCTGACGCTTGGCGCCGGTGTTTCCGCCTTCTCGCTTGATCAGAAAACCGGCGACTGGCTGATGACCGTACCGCAGATGACCATTCCCGCCAGCACGCGCGAATTTGCCATCAACATGTCGAACCACCGCCACTGGATGCCGCCAGTCCGCCGCTATATCGACGAATGCCTGGCCGGCAAGACCGGCGCGCGGGGGGCTGATTTCAATATGCGCTGGCTGGCCTCGATGGTCGGCGATGTCCATCGCGTCCTGACGCGCGGCGGCATTTTCATGTACCCGGTCGACAGCCGCAAAGGCATCGGCAAGCTGCGCCTGATGTACGAGGCCAACCCCATCGCCTTCCTGATCGAACAGGCCGGGGGCGCGGCGACCGACGCCCTCCACCCGATCCTTGATATCCAGCCGGAGGCCCTGCACCAGCGGGTCGGCGTCGTGCTCGGCTCCCGCGAGGAAGTCAAGCGCGTCGCCGACTATCACAAACCCTAG
- a CDS encoding Hpt domain-containing protein: protein MALRDLTGAVDFGHLEAYTLNDAVVMEEVLRIFQQQCELWAPLLTTQHAGWRDAAHTIKGAAAGVGAGLLAAAAEAAERGDAEGADFRLDKVRSAMNAAQHDVAAYLHELQLRSLRG from the coding sequence ATGGCCCTGCGTGACCTGACCGGCGCGGTCGATTTCGGCCACCTCGAAGCCTATACGCTGAATGACGCCGTGGTGATGGAGGAAGTCCTGCGCATCTTCCAGCAGCAATGCGAATTGTGGGCGCCGCTCCTGACGACTCAACACGCCGGCTGGCGCGATGCCGCCCATACCATCAAGGGCGCGGCGGCAGGTGTGGGCGCGGGCCTTCTGGCGGCAGCGGCCGAAGCGGCCGAGCGCGGCGATGCGGAAGGGGCCGATTTCCGCCTGGACAAGGTCCGGTCGGCCATGAATGCCGCCCAGCATGACGTGGCGGCCTATCTCCACGAACTGCAACTCAGGTCCCTGCGCGGTTAA
- a CDS encoding 2Fe-2S iron-sulfur cluster-binding protein, with amino-acid sequence MSDEELHIICTDREGVVHTLPALEGWRIMEIIRDNGLPIKAECGGCLECATCHVYVADTWQDKLVPKSDEEDEKLDEAFNVKRSSRLSCQILMRDDLNGLEVTLAPEAD; translated from the coding sequence ATGAGCGACGAAGAGCTGCATATCATCTGTACCGACCGCGAAGGCGTGGTCCATACCCTGCCGGCGCTCGAAGGCTGGCGCATTATGGAAATCATCCGTGACAACGGCCTGCCGATCAAGGCCGAGTGCGGCGGTTGCCTGGAATGCGCCACCTGTCATGTTTATGTCGCCGATACGTGGCAGGACAAACTGGTGCCGAAATCCGACGAGGAGGACGAGAAGCTCGACGAAGCCTTCAATGTGAAGCGCAGTTCTCGTCTCTCCTGCCAGATTTTGATGCGCGATGATCTAAACGGACTTGAGGTCACCCTGGCGCCCGAAGCGGATTAA
- a CDS encoding NUDIX domain-containing protein, whose amino-acid sequence MATTNQYGARREGLDYLPRTGGYGILTINGKIACARIGYGPYSYDFPGGATDPGETPEQAVVREFGEEVGLVVEVVRTITDLRHYIIHENGTPYNNHSHFFEMRLVGEDAALKIEADHELVWLDPMVVMTHLKHEGYAWPLALWLRDQSI is encoded by the coding sequence ATGGCGACGACTAATCAATACGGCGCGCGGCGCGAAGGTCTGGATTACCTGCCGCGGACCGGCGGTTACGGTATCCTGACGATCAATGGCAAGATCGCCTGCGCGCGCATCGGCTATGGCCCCTACAGCTATGATTTTCCCGGCGGCGCCACCGACCCCGGTGAAACGCCGGAACAGGCGGTGGTGCGCGAGTTCGGTGAGGAGGTCGGGCTGGTGGTCGAGGTTGTCCGGACGATCACCGATCTGAGGCACTACATCATTCATGAGAATGGCACGCCCTATAACAATCACAGCCACTTCTTTGAGATGCGGCTGGTTGGCGAGGACGCTGCCTTGAAAATCGAAGCGGATCATGAACTGGTCTGGCTCGATCCGATGGTTGTGATGACGCACCTGAAGCATGAGGGCTATGCCTGGCCGCTGGCTTTGTGGTTGCGCGATCAATCAATTTAA
- a CDS encoding putative sulfate exporter family transporter codes for MTDLAAKLPARLPEVFPGVIISALLGAVAFGLHQLPHMSAVSPAILAAVIGLFLVHAVKLPGRAEAGIAFSSRSLLRWAVALLGLQVSFGQIVAIGLTGFLIVAAGLAVSFVTIRAVGRALGVAPKLAELIAAGTSICGASAVAGVNAVTGAEDEDVAYAVAMVTLFGTAAMLLYPLADHLMMLDARRYGLWAGASIHEVAQVVGATAQVGPAATQSGAIAKLTRVLMLAPLVMSLRLGRKAEAGNTGTGVPLFVIGFLALVVVNSLVVLPHELTTLAGQVSGFLLAMALGAMGLKTHINGLKAKGWAPLALGAFGALFISLFTLGLTLAFA; via the coding sequence ATGACCGACCTTGCCGCCAAATTACCCGCCCGCCTGCCGGAAGTCTTTCCAGGCGTTATTATTTCCGCCCTGCTTGGGGCCGTTGCGTTCGGACTCCACCAGTTGCCGCACATGAGCGCCGTGTCTCCGGCCATTCTGGCGGCGGTGATCGGCCTGTTTCTGGTCCATGCCGTGAAATTGCCGGGCCGTGCGGAGGCGGGTATCGCCTTTTCCTCGCGCAGCCTGCTGCGCTGGGCAGTGGCATTGCTTGGCCTTCAGGTCAGTTTCGGCCAGATCGTGGCGATCGGCTTGACGGGATTCCTTATTGTCGCCGCCGGCCTGGCGGTCAGTTTCGTGACGATCCGCGCGGTGGGCCGGGCGCTCGGTGTAGCGCCGAAACTGGCCGAACTGATCGCCGCCGGCACCAGTATCTGCGGCGCTTCGGCGGTGGCGGGCGTCAATGCGGTGACCGGGGCCGAGGACGAGGATGTCGCCTATGCCGTGGCCATGGTGACCCTGTTCGGCACGGCCGCCATGCTGCTTTATCCGCTGGCTGACCATCTGATGATGCTGGATGCCCGCCGTTACGGCCTGTGGGCGGGCGCGTCGATCCATGAGGTGGCGCAGGTGGTCGGCGCCACGGCGCAGGTCGGGCCGGCGGCCACGCAGTCGGGCGCCATTGCCAAGCTGACGCGGGTGCTGATGCTGGCGCCGCTGGTCATGAGCCTGCGTTTGGGGCGCAAGGCCGAAGCCGGAAATACGGGCACCGGCGTGCCGCTGTTCGTCATCGGCTTCCTGGCCCTGGTGGTGGTCAACAGCCTGGTCGTTCTGCCGCACGAACTGACGACCCTGGCCGGGCAGGTATCGGGCTTCCTGCTGGCCATGGCGCTGGGGGCGATGGGCCTGAAGACCCATATCAATGGCCTGAAAGCCAAGGGCTGGGCACCGTTGGCCCTGGGTGCATTCGGCGCGCTATTCATCTCGCTTTTTACGCTGGGACTCACTTTAGCTTTCGCCTAA
- a CDS encoding LysR family transcriptional regulator, with protein sequence MTLEQLRIFIAVAEREHLTRASEALNLTQSAVSSAIAALEGRYGTKLFDRIGRGIALTEAGRLFLPEARAVLARARAAEQTLHDATGGLRGTLNLAASQTVANFWLPERLARFHAAYPGLTLGLSIGNTDRAAVKVLSGEADIAVVEGRVDDPRLAVTPLDGDRLVLIAPMGLNLPHPLTPADWAGFRFIVREPGSGTRHILEDHLATMGLRLDAGNDAGNIVMELPSNEAVRGVVEAGLGVSLQSELVAQRAIRAGLLQGMDIGLAPRSFYLLRLKERSGTRAEQAFMDICKD encoded by the coding sequence ATGACTTTAGAACAGTTACGCATCTTTATCGCCGTTGCCGAACGCGAGCACCTGACCCGCGCGTCTGAGGCGCTCAACCTGACGCAATCGGCGGTCAGTTCAGCGATTGCGGCGCTGGAGGGGCGGTACGGCACGAAGCTGTTCGACCGCATCGGCCGTGGCATTGCGCTGACCGAAGCCGGACGGCTGTTCCTGCCGGAGGCGCGGGCGGTCCTGGCGCGGGCACGGGCGGCCGAGCAGACCCTGCATGACGCAACGGGTGGCCTCCGCGGAACGCTTAACCTGGCCGCCAGCCAGACGGTCGCCAATTTCTGGCTGCCGGAGCGCCTGGCGCGCTTTCATGCCGCCTATCCCGGCCTGACCCTGGGGCTTTCGATCGGCAATACCGACCGAGCAGCGGTGAAGGTGCTGAGCGGCGAAGCTGATATCGCGGTGGTGGAAGGGCGAGTGGATGACCCGCGGCTGGCGGTCACACCGCTTGACGGGGACAGGCTGGTGCTGATTGCGCCCATGGGGCTCAACCTGCCGCACCCCCTGACGCCGGCGGATTGGGCCGGGTTCCGCTTTATCGTCCGCGAACCGGGATCGGGGACACGGCATATTCTGGAAGACCATCTCGCCACGATGGGGTTAAGGCTCGATGCCGGTAATGACGCTGGCAATATCGTCATGGAACTGCCGTCGAACGAGGCGGTGCGCGGCGTGGTCGAGGCGGGACTGGGCGTTTCCCTGCAATCAGAACTGGTGGCGCAACGGGCGATCCGCGCCGGCCTGCTGCAGGGCATGGACATCGGGTTGGCGCCGCGATCCTTTTACCTGCTTCGCCTGAAGGAACGCAGCGGCACCCGCGCCGAACAGGCTTTTATGGATATCTGCAAGGATTAG
- a CDS encoding GNAT family N-acetyltransferase — protein sequence MDGYHTLMRILPVEPHHIPALSQLAKDTFTETFAHLYPPEDLSAFLAKSYAPEKLTLETADPTQFWRIVYDGDDAVAYLQCGPVGLPHADADPAGAGELKRLYVHSSQQGKGLGRMLMAIALNWLGETYGDAPQWIGVWSENHKAQALYRSYGFERVGEYQFPVGQTLDDEFILRRF from the coding sequence ATGGACGGCTATCACACGCTCATGCGCATCCTGCCCGTCGAACCCCACCACATCCCCGCCCTGTCGCAACTGGCGAAGGACACCTTTACCGAGACCTTCGCCCATCTCTATCCGCCCGAAGACCTGAGCGCTTTTCTGGCCAAATCCTATGCGCCCGAAAAGCTGACGCTGGAGACCGCCGATCCGACGCAGTTCTGGCGCATTGTCTATGACGGCGATGATGCCGTCGCTTACCTGCAATGCGGACCGGTCGGCCTGCCGCACGCCGACGCCGATCCGGCCGGTGCCGGCGAATTGAAGCGGCTCTATGTCCATTCCAGCCAGCAGGGTAAGGGCCTGGGCCGGATGCTGATGGCCATTGCCCTGAACTGGCTGGGCGAGACCTATGGCGATGCACCGCAGTGGATTGGCGTCTGGAGCGAAAACCACAAGGCGCAGGCGCTGTACCGCTCTTACGGTTTCGAACGGGTGGGTGAATATCAGTTCCCGGTCGGCCAGACGCTCGATGACGAATTCATCCTGAGACGTTTCTAA
- a CDS encoding SDR family oxidoreductase, giving the protein MSNLLVTGANGKLGRHVTQLLLEAGKDHIIAASRDTSKIADLAAKGAETRTADFDDTASLAAACKGVDRVLIISTDSLGTGQRLRQHLNAVKAAAEAGAEIVYTSMPKPEGSAVTFAPDHAGTEQAIIASDRPYTILRNAWYQENLLMTLPGAFASGTLYTSAGEGKISHVSHADVARSAAAALSKPSTNEILTLTGPELLTTKQIAALASEVIGKPLAVVDLTDAQLAGGMKAAGVPEAIIPMLVSFDTTTREGGFDILTDAVEALTGRKPEPLRAFLEASKAAF; this is encoded by the coding sequence ATGTCCAATCTCCTCGTTACCGGCGCCAATGGCAAGCTCGGCCGTCATGTCACTCAGCTTCTGCTGGAAGCCGGCAAGGACCACATCATCGCCGCTTCGCGCGACACCTCAAAGATTGCCGACCTGGCCGCCAAAGGCGCCGAAACCCGCACCGCCGATTTCGACGATACCGCTTCGCTTGCCGCCGCCTGCAAAGGCGTCGACCGCGTCCTGATCATTTCGACCGATTCCCTCGGCACCGGCCAGCGCCTCAGGCAACACCTGAATGCCGTGAAAGCCGCCGCCGAGGCCGGCGCCGAAATCGTCTATACCTCCATGCCCAAACCGGAAGGCTCCGCCGTCACCTTCGCTCCCGATCATGCCGGCACCGAACAGGCGATCATTGCCAGCGACCGCCCCTACACGATCCTGCGCAACGCCTGGTATCAGGAAAACCTGCTGATGACCCTGCCGGGCGCCTTTGCCTCAGGCACGCTTTACACCTCCGCCGGTGAAGGCAAGATATCACACGTCTCCCACGCCGATGTCGCCCGCTCGGCGGCGGCGGCACTCAGCAAGCCTTCGACCAACGAAATTCTGACCCTGACCGGCCCCGAGCTTCTGACCACGAAACAGATCGCCGCCCTGGCTTCGGAAGTCATCGGCAAGCCACTGGCTGTCGTTGACCTGACCGACGCACAACTGGCTGGCGGCATGAAGGCAGCGGGCGTTCCAGAAGCCATCATTCCCATGCTGGTCTCCTTCGACACCACCACCCGCGAAGGCGGCTTCGATATCCTGACCGATGCTGTCGAAGCTCTGACCGGCCGCAAGCCGGAGCCCCTGCGCGCCTTCCTCGAGGCCAGCAAGGCGGCATTCTGA